A stretch of Leucobacter aridicollis DNA encodes these proteins:
- a CDS encoding thiolase family protein has protein sequence MREVVFVDGVRTPFGRAGEKGMYAGTRADDLAVKALQGLMERNPEVPLDRIDDVGIAATTQQGDQGLTLGRSVAILAGLPQTVPGFALDRMCAGAMTTASFMGAAIGAGQYDLAVAGGVEHMGRHPIGEGADPNPRFVAEKMVSPDALNMGMTAERLHDRFPELTKERADRFGMLSQQKVQAAYDRGDIQPDLVPVAFQSAQGWGVATEDEGRRPETTMEGLAQLKTPFRPHGRVTAGTASPLTDGATMSLLAGGDTAKELGLKPKMRLVSFAFAGVEPEVMGLGPVPSTEKALKKAGLSITDIGLFELNEAFAVQVLSLLDHFNIADDDPRVNQWGGAIALGHPLAATGVRLMIQLARQFEQRPDVRYGVTAMCVGLGQGGTQIWENPHFNGKKGK, from the coding sequence ATGAGAGAAGTCGTGTTCGTAGACGGGGTACGCACCCCCTTCGGGCGCGCCGGAGAAAAAGGCATGTACGCGGGCACCCGCGCCGATGATCTAGCCGTCAAGGCTCTCCAGGGACTCATGGAGCGAAACCCCGAGGTTCCGCTCGATCGAATTGACGATGTTGGCATTGCCGCAACGACCCAGCAGGGCGACCAGGGCCTGACCCTCGGCCGCTCGGTGGCGATCCTCGCCGGCCTCCCGCAGACGGTTCCGGGCTTTGCGCTCGACCGCATGTGCGCGGGCGCGATGACCACCGCGTCGTTCATGGGCGCAGCGATCGGCGCCGGCCAGTACGACCTCGCCGTCGCCGGCGGCGTCGAGCACATGGGACGCCACCCGATCGGCGAGGGCGCGGATCCGAACCCGCGCTTCGTCGCGGAGAAGATGGTCAGCCCGGACGCGCTGAACATGGGCATGACCGCCGAACGCCTGCACGACAGGTTCCCGGAGCTCACCAAGGAGCGCGCGGATCGCTTCGGCATGCTCAGCCAGCAGAAGGTGCAGGCGGCATACGACCGCGGCGACATCCAGCCCGACCTCGTCCCCGTTGCGTTCCAGTCCGCGCAGGGCTGGGGCGTTGCGACCGAGGACGAAGGGCGCCGCCCGGAGACCACGATGGAGGGGCTCGCGCAGCTGAAGACCCCGTTCCGCCCGCACGGCCGCGTGACCGCCGGAACCGCGTCCCCGCTGACCGACGGCGCGACGATGTCGCTGCTCGCCGGCGGCGACACTGCGAAGGAGCTCGGCCTGAAGCCGAAGATGCGACTCGTCTCGTTCGCCTTCGCTGGCGTCGAGCCCGAGGTCATGGGGCTCGGGCCCGTACCGTCGACCGAGAAGGCGCTGAAGAAGGCCGGGCTGTCGATCACCGACATCGGTCTGTTCGAGCTCAACGAGGCATTCGCGGTGCAGGTGCTGTCGCTGCTCGATCACTTCAACATCGCTGACGACGATCCGCGCGTGAACCAGTGGGGCGGCGCGATTGCGCTCGGCCACCCGCTCGCCGCGACGGGTGTGCGCCTCATGATCCAGCTCGCGCGCCAGTTCGAGCAGCGTCCCGACGTGCGCTACGGCGTCACCGCGATGTGCGTTGGCCTGGGCCAGGGCGGCACCCAGATCTGGGAGAACCCACACTTCAACGGCAAGAAGGGCAAGTAA
- a CDS encoding HRDC domain-containing protein codes for MTSAAWSMVTDDAELRRASALIATGTGPFGVDTERASGFKYSNRAYLVQVFRRGAGTFLFDPVGISDFAPLAAALTGDEWVLHAADQDLPSLAEIGLVPERLFDTELSSRLLGLERVGLGAVTQELLGIELAKAHSAADWSTRPLPEPWLEYAALDVALLPDLRDAVRARLVEAGKVDFAEQEFEAVRTRPPKPKAAEPWRKLSGGNRLRAPRQLAMARELWTARDDFARSTDVAPGRLLPDASIVAAVSANPRSAGELASLKTFRGRASRSELDRWWKAILRGKTTEDLPGPKTREPGSIPSHRGWAQRHPEAADRLTELRAVVTAEAERQHMPPENLISPALVRELAWQPPADPSPEGVANRLADLGARPWQVALVAPILSTVFVD; via the coding sequence ATGACATCTGCAGCATGGTCAATGGTCACCGACGATGCGGAGCTTCGGCGCGCGAGCGCACTGATCGCCACGGGAACCGGGCCGTTCGGCGTCGACACCGAGCGTGCCTCGGGCTTTAAGTACAGCAACCGCGCCTACCTCGTGCAGGTGTTTCGGCGCGGGGCGGGCACCTTTCTCTTTGACCCTGTCGGGATCAGCGACTTCGCGCCACTCGCCGCGGCGCTGACGGGTGACGAGTGGGTGCTGCACGCCGCAGATCAGGATCTCCCGAGCCTCGCAGAGATCGGGCTCGTCCCTGAGCGGCTGTTCGACACCGAGCTCTCGTCGCGCCTGCTCGGGCTTGAGCGTGTCGGGCTCGGCGCGGTCACCCAGGAGCTGTTGGGCATCGAGCTGGCGAAGGCACACTCCGCCGCCGACTGGTCGACCCGCCCGCTCCCCGAGCCGTGGCTCGAGTACGCGGCCCTCGACGTGGCGCTGCTCCCCGACCTTCGCGACGCCGTGCGCGCTCGGCTCGTGGAGGCCGGGAAGGTCGACTTCGCCGAGCAGGAGTTCGAGGCGGTGCGCACGCGCCCGCCTAAGCCGAAGGCCGCGGAGCCCTGGCGCAAGCTGTCAGGCGGAAATCGCCTGCGCGCCCCGAGGCAGCTCGCGATGGCGCGCGAGCTGTGGACCGCGCGCGACGACTTCGCGCGGAGCACCGACGTCGCCCCCGGCCGCCTGCTGCCCGACGCGTCGATCGTGGCGGCGGTGTCCGCGAATCCACGCTCGGCCGGCGAGCTCGCCTCGCTCAAGACCTTCCGCGGCCGGGCGAGCCGCTCCGAGCTCGACCGGTGGTGGAAGGCGATTCTCAGGGGGAAGACGACTGAGGACCTTCCCGGCCCGAAGACACGGGAGCCGGGGTCGATCCCGAGCCACCGCGGGTGGGCGCAGCGCCATCCCGAGGCCGCCGACCGCCTGACCGAGCTGCGCGCCGTAGTGACCGCGGAGGCCGAGCGGCAGCACATGCCGCCCGAGAACCTCATCTCCCCCGCGCTCGTGCGCGAGCTCGCCTGGCAGCCGCCGGCCGACCCGTCGCCCGAGGGCGTCGCGAACCGCCTCGCCGATCTCGGAGCGCGTCCGTGGCAGGTTGCACTTGTCGCACCAATTCTCTCGACGGTTTTTGTAGACTAA